One Prolixibacteraceae bacterium DNA segment encodes these proteins:
- a CDS encoding RagB/SusD family nutrient uptake outer membrane protein — MKTKLYTLMLLCMIALSSCNYLDKHPEDLKTIEMVFDDEQEVRKWLGNIYSDFPDPMNFFYGDIYLPWTQLSDEMDIPWTRYYNDINKGNWNPSSEYKADTWIRYYQNIRNGYVFLKHVHTNATMDAEEVKVMKGEVRFIIAYYHFLLFQQYGPCPIVRTIASPNSSNSELWLSRNSVDEVIDYLDKELLEVSQILPNNYTDSWMGRPTKGAALALRGRAMLYAASPLFNGNADLIKAVNPSDGKVLGSSFDKAKWQKAADASKMVIDLGLYELYRSEDNDAFLSYRDLFLKWNKEIIFGRSTSNYESFVRHASPRSQGGYNGFGITQQMVDAYGMANGKDISDPTSGYVEDGYSVVRYDFTTNDEEKSKFKSYVQKGTYNMYVGRDPRFYASVMYNGRFWPTDGEVMDFTTDGPNGNSGSHDYSPTGYTMMKFFNPDDELQGNYSVVYRPSVLFRLGEVYLNYIEALNESDPGNGDIQKYYKEIRDRVGIPAAASSLTGLSQDQVREKIRAERRVELAFEGLRYFDTRRWKIADKTTGTTIYGMNINGKTNAEFFKRSEVETRVFKNKFYLYPIPQTEIDKNPNLVQNPNW; from the coding sequence ATGAAGACAAAATTATATACACTCATGCTATTATGCATGATCGCTTTATCATCTTGTAACTACTTGGATAAGCACCCTGAAGACCTGAAGACCATCGAAATGGTTTTTGATGATGAGCAGGAGGTGCGTAAATGGTTGGGAAATATCTATAGTGATTTTCCAGATCCCATGAATTTCTTCTATGGTGATATTTATCTTCCATGGACCCAGTTGTCAGACGAGATGGATATTCCATGGACTCGTTACTATAACGATATCAATAAAGGTAACTGGAATCCATCTAGTGAATATAAAGCGGACACATGGATTCGTTACTACCAAAATATTCGTAATGGATATGTATTTCTAAAGCATGTACATACCAATGCAACCATGGATGCTGAGGAGGTGAAGGTAATGAAAGGAGAGGTGCGTTTTATTATCGCATATTATCACTTTCTACTTTTCCAACAGTATGGTCCATGTCCAATTGTACGAACTATTGCCTCACCAAATAGTAGCAATAGTGAGCTGTGGTTGAGCCGTAACTCCGTTGATGAGGTGATCGATTATTTGGATAAGGAGCTCCTAGAGGTGAGCCAGATTCTTCCTAATAACTATACCGATAGTTGGATGGGACGCCCTACCAAAGGGGCTGCTTTGGCTTTGCGTGGAAGAGCCATGTTGTATGCTGCAAGTCCACTATTTAATGGTAATGCAGATTTGATCAAAGCGGTAAATCCATCAGACGGTAAAGTTTTGGGGAGTAGTTTTGACAAAGCAAAATGGCAGAAAGCCGCAGATGCATCGAAAATGGTTATAGATCTTGGGTTGTATGAACTATATCGTTCAGAAGATAATGATGCATTCCTATCTTATCGTGATCTTTTCTTAAAGTGGAATAAAGAGATCATCTTTGGTCGTTCTACTAGTAACTATGAAAGCTTTGTGCGACATGCTTCTCCTAGAAGTCAAGGAGGATATAATGGTTTTGGGATAACACAGCAGATGGTGGATGCTTATGGTATGGCCAATGGAAAGGATATCAGTGATCCAACGTCTGGTTATGTAGAAGATGGTTATAGTGTCGTTCGTTATGACTTTACAACCAATGATGAGGAGAAGAGTAAATTCAAATCTTATGTACAGAAAGGAACCTATAATATGTATGTAGGAAGAGATCCTCGTTTCTATGCAAGTGTTATGTATAATGGACGTTTCTGGCCTACTGATGGAGAGGTGATGGACTTTACTACAGATGGACCGAATGGAAATAGTGGTAGTCACGACTACTCTCCAACAGGATATACGATGATGAAGTTTTTTAACCCAGATGATGAACTTCAAGGAAACTATTCTGTAGTCTATCGTCCCTCTGTACTTTTTCGTCTAGGAGAGGTGTATCTGAACTATATAGAAGCTTTGAACGAGAGTGATCCTGGAAATGGGGATATCCAAAAGTATTATAAAGAGATTCGTGATCGTGTAGGAATCCCAGCTGCTGCAAGTAGTTTGACAGGACTTTCTCAGGACCAGGTAAGAGAGAAGATTCGCGCTGAAAGAAGAGTAGAGTTGGCATTCGAGGGATTACGTTATTTTGATACTCGTCGCTGGAAGATTGCAGACAAAACGACTGGAACTACTATCTATGGTATGAACATTAATGGAAAGACCAATGCTGAGTTCTTTAAGAGAAGTGAGGTAGAGACACGTGTGTTTAAAAACAAATTCTATTTGTATCCAATTCCTCAAACTGAGATCGACAAGAATCCTAACTTAGTTCAAAATCCGAACTGGTAA
- a CDS encoding DUF3472 domain-containing protein, with product MLRNKLTKYFAWILFVFLFTQCDEPGITEPVKVYDPSQLQEVEFAYTTVPFYHTGFMSPYVGASGLKMSFDDGAMVAMPTGWSKKDQELSIFFHMKGASTTRLTPLTMKLVFDSPLTQDISYVCSVDGVDEPFKIDAKSGESSALSPIVYVAGNGYYCLRVKGEKDSTTGYPAMSIIEVGSDVNGSVEITYMNPKSGSKNKLWRAAPSAHLNYKTSEDNIMWFYNEMTIPSGTDPIHTYYMANGFSEGYFGIQHNEMNEWTILFSVWSSFTTDDPTMIPSEYEVKMVKKGSLTTVSSFGGEGSGKKSYIKKKWKQDQTYKFLVKAEPLNDGKNSVVFTGWIYMPEENKWFLLASFEKPHSKESSLKGLYSFVEDFGHAHSQNSNHYRKALLGNTWVCKSDGSWKPIVKTTVGSTFNADSQPRQDIQGGIEGAGWYLKTGGFFADKVTDSKLEFDRPSSAPKTAPSIDFDALP from the coding sequence ATGTTACGAAATAAACTGACAAAATATTTTGCGTGGATACTTTTTGTTTTTCTATTTACGCAATGCGATGAACCTGGGATTACAGAGCCTGTAAAGGTGTATGATCCATCCCAGTTACAAGAGGTGGAGTTTGCCTATACGACAGTTCCTTTCTACCACACAGGTTTTATGTCTCCTTATGTAGGGGCTAGTGGTTTAAAGATGAGCTTTGATGATGGAGCCATGGTTGCAATGCCTACAGGATGGAGTAAGAAAGACCAGGAGTTATCGATTTTCTTTCATATGAAGGGTGCTTCTACCACAAGGCTTACTCCTCTTACGATGAAGTTGGTATTTGATAGTCCATTGACGCAGGATATCTCATATGTATGTTCTGTAGATGGGGTTGATGAACCTTTTAAGATTGATGCCAAGAGTGGCGAGTCTTCTGCTCTAAGTCCAATTGTTTATGTGGCTGGAAACGGGTACTACTGTCTTCGTGTAAAAGGAGAGAAGGACTCTACAACAGGTTATCCTGCCATGTCTATCATTGAGGTGGGATCCGATGTGAACGGTTCTGTAGAGATCACTTATATGAATCCTAAATCTGGAAGCAAGAATAAGCTATGGAGAGCGGCACCTTCGGCACATCTTAATTATAAGACGTCAGAGGATAACATTATGTGGTTCTATAATGAGATGACTATTCCATCGGGAACAGATCCTATCCATACTTATTATATGGCGAATGGTTTCTCTGAAGGATATTTTGGTATCCAGCATAACGAGATGAATGAGTGGACTATCTTATTTTCGGTGTGGAGTAGCTTTACTACAGATGATCCAACGATGATCCCTTCTGAATATGAAGTGAAGATGGTTAAAAAAGGATCATTGACTACGGTCTCTTCTTTCGGAGGAGAGGGTTCAGGAAAGAAAAGTTATATCAAAAAGAAGTGGAAGCAAGACCAAACTTATAAGTTCTTGGTGAAAGCAGAACCACTGAATGATGGTAAAAATAGTGTTGTATTTACAGGATGGATCTATATGCCAGAAGAGAACAAATGGTTCCTTCTTGCTTCTTTCGAAAAGCCACATTCAAAAGAGTCAAGCCTTAAAGGGCTCTATTCATTTGTTGAGGATTTCGGACATGCTCATTCTCAAAATAGTAACCACTATAGAAAAGCGCTTTTAGGAAACACTTGGGTGTGCAAGAGTGATGGCTCTTGGAAGCCTATCGTAAAAACAACTGTTGGTTCTACATTCAATGCGGACTCTCAACCTAGACAAGATATTCAAGGTGGAATAGAAGGGGCAGGATGGTACTTAAAGACAGGTGGTTTCTTTGCGGATAAAGTGACGGATAGCAAACTTGAGTTTGATAGACCAAGTTCAGCACCTAAAACGGCACCAAGTATCGATTTTGATGCATTGCCATAA
- a CDS encoding ecdysteroid 22-kinase family protein, translated as MGSREILKKVQDILGAKEIAEKELIQQLWSGYGSLYRCDVKGLPYNSIILKHIKTQAMSRHPRGWNTSLSHDRKVNSYNVEIAWYKNFANGCDLASRVPNCLALFEMNGEQVIVMEDLEASGFYPRQYNLSFNEIFATLKWLANFHATHMGVAPVGLWDIGTYWHLDTRPEELEAMSDLPLKKAAKSIDEHLNGCVYQTLVHGDAKVANFCYSEEGNQVAGVDFQYVGAGCGMKDVAYFISSCLYEEDCEHYEQELLDCYFGALKEALILKKPQLNVEEVLKEWRSMYIYAWTDFYRFLQGWSPDHWKINGYNQKLAKKVINELKSGGKR; from the coding sequence ATGGGTAGTAGAGAAATATTAAAAAAAGTACAGGATATCCTTGGTGCCAAGGAGATTGCTGAAAAAGAGTTAATACAACAGTTGTGGAGTGGATATGGATCTCTTTATCGCTGTGATGTCAAGGGATTGCCGTACAATAGTATTATCTTAAAGCATATTAAGACCCAAGCGATGAGTCGTCACCCACGTGGGTGGAATACCTCTTTGTCTCACGATCGTAAGGTGAACTCCTATAACGTAGAGATCGCTTGGTATAAAAACTTTGCCAATGGATGTGATCTTGCGTCACGTGTTCCCAATTGTCTCGCGTTATTTGAAATGAATGGAGAGCAGGTGATTGTCATGGAAGACTTAGAGGCTAGTGGCTTTTATCCTCGCCAGTATAATCTGTCATTCAATGAAATATTCGCAACGTTGAAATGGCTTGCAAACTTTCATGCTACCCATATGGGAGTAGCTCCTGTTGGATTATGGGATATTGGAACTTATTGGCACCTTGATACTCGTCCTGAAGAGTTGGAAGCGATGAGTGACCTTCCTCTAAAAAAAGCAGCCAAATCTATTGACGAACACCTAAATGGTTGTGTCTATCAAACCTTAGTGCATGGAGATGCCAAGGTGGCAAACTTCTGTTATTCTGAAGAGGGTAACCAAGTAGCTGGTGTCGATTTTCAATATGTAGGAGCTGGCTGTGGAATGAAAGATGTTGCTTATTTCATCAGTAGTTGCCTTTATGAAGAAGATTGTGAGCATTACGAGCAAGAGCTACTAGATTGTTACTTTGGTGCTTTGAAAGAAGCTTTGATTCTTAAAAAACCACAGTTAAATGTGGAGGAAGTGCTGAAAGAGTGGCGTTCGATGTATATCTATGCATGGACCGACTTCTATCGATTCTTACAGGGTTGGAGTCCAGATCATTGGAAAATAAATGGATATAACCAGAAACTTGCCAAGAAGGTAATTAATGAATTGAAATCGGGAGGGAAGAGATGA
- a CDS encoding DsrE family protein, which yields MEQNKNTLIQFNNYGMGHGDEALALKLAGNYFQLLMDDDRLPKIITFYNAGVKLLHEDSPVVKVLKEIESKGVVLLACKTCLNYYNMQDQLAVGVPGTMMDIITLQANATKVITI from the coding sequence ATGGAACAGAATAAAAATACACTCATTCAGTTTAACAACTATGGAATGGGTCACGGAGACGAGGCTTTGGCCTTAAAACTTGCAGGAAATTACTTTCAACTACTAATGGATGATGATCGCCTCCCTAAAATTATAACATTTTATAATGCAGGGGTAAAGCTGTTGCATGAAGATAGTCCTGTGGTGAAGGTGTTGAAAGAGATCGAGAGTAAAGGGGTGGTGCTTTTGGCGTGTAAAACTTGCTTAAATTATTATAATATGCAAGACCAACTGGCTGTCGGTGTTCCAGGAACGATGATGGATATCATCACCTTACAGGCGAATGCGACAAAAGTGATTACGATATAA
- a CDS encoding TonB-dependent receptor: MNILKRPKAFLYRFIVLGVVLIQLTSQAYAQKISLTGEITDERDQPLPGANVMIKGTTVGAVSDFNGIFQFSASKGDTLVFTFIGYNPQYKVVGQRSVINVQLTPSTEMIDDVVIVGFGKQKRESVIGAISTVDTKELSIPSRSLSNSLAGKVSGIISVQRSGEPGFDNSTFWIRGISSLNSANSQPLLLVDGVERGINDIDPEDIESFSVLKDAAASAVYGVRGANGVIIINTKRGKASEKLSVDVKVDYGVLTPTKLPNYVGAPKFMELENEARVESGLPEKYSSNQIYTTRMGGDTDLYPNVNWMDAVMNKYASNRKVHLNVRGGSSKVRYFVSGAYYGEDGIYKKDKSQNYNSNISINRFNFRSNVDVDLTQKLTLSLNLGGYLSGGNYPGQFNSNSGTQEIFNWANSTTPNLFPIKYSDGTLSGPKSGENPWLLLTQTGFVEQWRSKTEMSFYLTQDLSSLTEGLNAKLLYSYDVYNVNTIKNTRLPSYFRAYGRDGDGSLLYNNAHEGSEDLGYKNEMYGSRRTYLEGSLNYSRTFAANHTVGALLLYNQRNYIHTAASNAVEGIAQRDQGLAGRLTYAYLSRYFVEGNFGYNGSENFAKNHRYGFFPSVSVGWLISEENFMSNSRFLTKLKVRGSYGLAGNDNIGGRRFAYLSLIDSQNGNYTWGTNQQIHSNGYLQEGAFGSPNLTWETAKKADLGLKIGLWNALQMQVDFFHERRDNIFIQRSTIPGTAGFAKNPYVNYGVVENRGLDASFDLHKQFGDWSYNLRGTFTYAKNKVIEKDEPKHLWSYQDRTGQPVNQQFGLVANGLFEKSDFANVEKGILKNEVPEHTFGPVRPGDIKYVDMNGDNRIDSYDETAIGRTTIPEIIYGFGLNVKYKRLDFGAYFQGISNVTRVLTGGAGFYPFQQGAGRGNLLSDVIDDRWTPENPRQDVFYPRLYYGQNSNNYRSSTWWQKDMSYLRLKDAEIGFTFVDGKSKKAIRNLRLYVRGSNLFTWDTLGLWDPEVGSSNGAKYPLSKIVSVGINANF, translated from the coding sequence ATGAATATTTTAAAAAGGCCTAAGGCTTTTCTATATAGATTTATTGTATTGGGTGTTGTCCTAATACAGCTAACCTCTCAAGCTTATGCACAGAAGATAAGTTTGACTGGAGAAATTACAGATGAACGTGACCAACCGCTTCCTGGAGCCAATGTCATGATTAAAGGAACTACTGTTGGAGCAGTTTCTGATTTTAATGGTATCTTTCAGTTTAGCGCCTCCAAAGGGGATACACTTGTTTTTACGTTTATAGGTTATAACCCTCAATACAAAGTGGTGGGACAGAGATCGGTGATCAATGTTCAATTGACTCCTTCCACTGAGATGATTGATGATGTCGTGATTGTTGGTTTTGGTAAACAGAAGCGTGAGAGTGTGATTGGTGCTATCTCTACAGTGGACACCAAAGAGCTTTCTATCCCTTCTCGTTCTTTGAGTAACAGTTTGGCTGGTAAAGTTTCCGGTATCATCTCTGTTCAAAGATCAGGAGAACCAGGTTTTGATAACTCTACTTTTTGGATTCGTGGTATCAGTAGTTTAAATTCAGCTAACTCACAGCCTCTTCTTTTGGTGGATGGAGTGGAGCGTGGTATCAATGATATTGACCCAGAAGATATTGAGTCGTTCTCTGTCCTGAAAGATGCTGCGGCCTCTGCTGTATATGGTGTGAGAGGTGCAAACGGTGTGATTATCATCAACACCAAAAGGGGTAAAGCATCAGAAAAACTGTCTGTAGATGTGAAGGTAGATTATGGGGTATTAACTCCCACCAAACTACCAAATTATGTAGGTGCTCCTAAGTTTATGGAGCTAGAGAACGAAGCTCGTGTGGAGTCTGGACTTCCTGAAAAGTACTCTTCAAATCAGATTTATACAACTCGTATGGGTGGAGATACCGACCTATATCCAAATGTAAACTGGATGGATGCGGTGATGAATAAATATGCTTCGAATAGAAAGGTTCACTTAAATGTTCGTGGCGGTAGTTCTAAAGTACGTTATTTCGTTTCAGGAGCATACTATGGAGAAGATGGAATCTATAAAAAAGATAAATCTCAAAACTATAACTCCAACATCTCTATCAATCGTTTCAACTTTAGAAGTAATGTCGATGTAGATTTGACACAGAAGTTAACTTTATCTCTAAACTTAGGTGGATATTTATCGGGAGGAAACTATCCTGGACAATTTAATTCAAACTCTGGAACACAAGAGATCTTTAACTGGGCTAATAGTACCACTCCAAACCTTTTTCCAATAAAGTATTCGGATGGAACACTATCTGGACCGAAATCAGGAGAGAACCCATGGTTGCTATTGACTCAAACAGGTTTCGTAGAGCAGTGGCGGAGCAAGACTGAGATGTCTTTTTATTTGACTCAAGATCTGTCATCATTAACAGAAGGTTTGAATGCTAAGTTATTGTATTCATATGATGTATACAATGTGAATACGATCAAGAATACAAGACTGCCTTCTTATTTCCGAGCTTATGGTCGTGATGGAGATGGAAGTCTTCTTTACAATAATGCACATGAGGGATCAGAAGATCTAGGATATAAAAACGAAATGTACGGAAGTCGAAGGACTTACTTAGAAGGATCTCTTAATTATAGTAGAACTTTTGCTGCAAACCATACTGTTGGCGCACTTCTTCTCTACAACCAACGTAATTATATCCATACTGCAGCAAGTAATGCAGTAGAAGGGATTGCACAAAGAGACCAAGGTTTGGCTGGACGTTTGACTTATGCATACCTTTCTCGATATTTTGTGGAAGGAAACTTTGGATACAATGGATCGGAAAACTTTGCAAAGAATCACCGTTATGGTTTTTTCCCGTCAGTATCTGTAGGATGGTTGATCTCTGAGGAAAACTTTATGAGCAACTCAAGGTTCTTAACAAAATTGAAGGTGAGAGGTTCTTATGGTTTGGCTGGTAATGACAACATCGGTGGACGTCGTTTTGCTTATTTGTCGTTAATTGACAGTCAAAATGGAAACTATACATGGGGAACAAATCAACAGATTCATTCTAATGGTTACCTACAAGAAGGGGCATTTGGTAGCCCTAATCTAACTTGGGAGACTGCAAAAAAAGCAGATTTAGGTCTAAAAATAGGGTTATGGAATGCTTTGCAAATGCAGGTGGACTTCTTCCATGAGCGTCGTGACAATATCTTTATCCAAAGAAGTACCATTCCAGGAACTGCTGGTTTTGCAAAGAATCCATATGTAAACTATGGGGTGGTAGAAAACAGAGGGCTGGATGCCTCTTTTGACCTTCATAAGCAATTTGGTGATTGGTCCTATAATTTAAGAGGAACTTTTACTTATGCAAAAAACAAAGTGATTGAAAAAGATGAACCCAAACACCTGTGGAGCTATCAAGATAGAACTGGTCAGCCTGTGAATCAGCAATTCGGATTGGTAGCGAATGGTCTATTTGAGAAAAGTGACTTTGCCAATGTAGAGAAAGGAATCTTAAAGAATGAAGTGCCAGAGCATACCTTTGGTCCTGTAAGACCTGGAGACATCAAGTATGTAGATATGAATGGCGATAATCGTATCGATTCATATGATGAAACTGCTATTGGTAGAACGACGATTCCAGAGATCATCTATGGATTTGGATTAAATGTGAAGTATAAGCGTTTAGATTTTGGTGCATATTTCCAAGGGATCTCTAATGTGACTCGTGTTCTAACTGGAGGTGCTGGTTTCTATCCATTCCAACAGGGGGCAGGACGAGGAAATCTTCTATCTGATGTTATAGATGACAGATGGACTCCAGAGAATCCAAGACAAGATGTTTTCTACCCACGTCTATATTATGGACAAAACTCCAACAACTATAGATCGTCTACATGGTGGCAAAAAGATATGTCGTATCTGCGATTGAAAGATGCTGAGATTGGCTTCACTTTCGTAGATGGAAAGAGCAAGAAGGCGATACGAAATCTTCGTCTGTATGTAAGAGGTTCTAACTTATTTACTTGGGATACACTAGGCCTTTGGGATCCAGAGGTTGGATCAAGTAATGGTGCAAAATATCCATTGAGTAAAATTGTATCTGTGGGTATTAATGCGAATTTTTAA
- a CDS encoding discoidin domain-containing protein yields the protein MTPVQFVPVSFLEKSSFTVLMVSEDEGDTKAKLIDGDYKTFWNSKWWGCTFPCYFSIDLSEKTAMSGVSLAFRDYTPSSGHPGKFNIYVADSWDGSDAATTWTKVLSDGTVELKSGSGVKKGSSLEFTFQFSNVVYGKIIKYEVTEPGKDTDFASMVEFTPLFDN from the coding sequence ATGACTCCAGTACAGTTCGTTCCTGTAAGTTTCTTAGAGAAGTCTAGTTTCACTGTTCTGATGGTTTCTGAAGATGAAGGAGATACAAAGGCAAAATTAATTGATGGAGACTATAAGACTTTCTGGAATAGTAAGTGGTGGGGCTGTACCTTCCCATGTTATTTCTCTATAGACTTATCAGAGAAGACTGCGATGTCAGGGGTATCATTAGCATTTAGAGATTATACACCTAGTTCGGGTCACCCAGGTAAATTCAATATTTATGTGGCGGATAGCTGGGATGGTAGTGATGCTGCAACGACGTGGACTAAAGTGCTTTCTGATGGAACTGTGGAACTTAAGTCTGGTTCTGGAGTAAAGAAGGGGAGCTCACTAGAATTTACATTCCAATTTTCGAATGTAGTATACGGTAAGATAATCAAGTATGAAGTGACTGAGCCTGGTAAAGATACCGATTTCGCTTCTATGGTGGAATTTACGCCTTTGTTTGATAATTAA